In Aquiflexum balticum DSM 16537, a single genomic region encodes these proteins:
- a CDS encoding universal stress protein codes for MKKILVPTDFSACALSAENYAFFLAKKTDAEMVFLHIINTPVDWSKLSKEQENLFPDTKKAISDAKVHLNELIHKAQGQGIRSSKLLVYNNGNIKIHEFVASEHIDLVVMGSHGQYGFKDHILGTNTYSMLRRSKIPVVVVKENNTMAKLKTLVVATNLREETGHAFKSIETLAEVFGAKIKMVYVNTPTYFLETNDIKQLGREYLREYANYEHEIEVIDAFKEERGILQYAKNIDAEGIAVVTAGKSDLMQYFSPSITENLIAMTDLPVISIRK; via the coding sequence ATGAAAAAGATACTCGTCCCAACAGATTTCTCAGCCTGTGCTTTATCAGCAGAGAATTATGCGTTTTTTTTGGCAAAAAAAACGGACGCTGAGATGGTGTTTCTTCATATTATAAATACTCCGGTGGATTGGTCCAAACTCAGTAAGGAACAGGAGAATTTATTTCCGGATACCAAGAAAGCCATATCCGATGCTAAAGTCCATTTAAATGAATTGATCCATAAAGCCCAAGGACAGGGAATCCGGTCCAGCAAATTATTGGTGTACAACAACGGGAACATAAAAATACATGAATTTGTAGCCTCAGAACATATTGATTTGGTTGTAATGGGTTCTCACGGTCAATATGGCTTCAAAGATCACATATTGGGTACCAACACCTACAGCATGCTCCGAAGATCTAAAATCCCTGTAGTAGTAGTGAAAGAAAATAACACTATGGCAAAATTAAAGACATTGGTCGTTGCCACCAACCTAAGAGAAGAGACAGGTCATGCATTCAAGTCTATAGAAACCCTTGCAGAAGTGTTTGGTGCAAAAATCAAAATGGTTTATGTCAATACTCCGACATACTTTCTTGAAACCAATGACATCAAACAATTGGGAAGGGAATATTTAAGAGAATACGCAAATTACGAACACGAAATTGAAGTAATCGACGCCTTCAAAGAAGAGAGGGGGATTCTTCAATATGCAAAAAATATCGATGCGGAAGGGATTGCTGTGGTAACAGCCGGTAAATCGGACCTGATGCAGTATTTCTCCCCCAGTATCACCGAAAACTTGATTGCAATGACAGATCTTCCTGTCATCAGTATCAGAAAATGA